One window of the Leptotrichia massiliensis genome contains the following:
- a CDS encoding CDP-glycerol glycerophosphotransferase family protein: MDKIKCLINMIIAYLIYPFNKGKFKNRNIWLVGGNAGELFVDNGRAMYEYLRSRQQEEVYWVINRNSKIAKKIPGEKLIKGSVKSYLYFMNAKVALFSHSISADIVPYLFVVPLINKFHKKVFKVFLNHGTVGFKVRQAMNPKTGKVAEALVKSYDLNICDSEFERKVKTEIWWEVPKETAVITGYPRYDKLYNLQVIEKQIFFMPTWRSWLKSENSENQKFEDTKYFQNIANLVTDKKLNDYLEKNNIKLNVYIHQLMQDYLKNFGNIKLGKNIKILPKEVNITEELQKSKLLITDYSSVAYDFYYLNKPIIFFQFDKREYEEKVGSYIDLDKDLFGKQAKTVEKCVEEIIEISENNFHYDKEMKQKSDKLREKFLKYVDKGNCERVYDEILKRIN, encoded by the coding sequence ATGGATAAGATAAAATGCTTGATAAATATGATAATAGCTTATCTAATTTATCCATTTAACAAAGGGAAATTTAAAAATAGAAATATTTGGCTTGTGGGTGGAAACGCAGGAGAACTTTTTGTGGATAATGGACGTGCGATGTATGAGTATTTACGGTCAAGACAGCAGGAAGAAGTGTACTGGGTAATAAACAGAAATTCCAAGATTGCAAAAAAAATTCCAGGAGAAAAATTGATAAAAGGAAGTGTAAAAAGCTATCTGTATTTTATGAATGCAAAAGTTGCATTATTTTCCCACTCAATTTCTGCGGACATTGTCCCATACCTGTTTGTAGTGCCATTAATAAACAAATTTCATAAAAAAGTATTCAAAGTATTCCTGAATCACGGAACAGTAGGCTTTAAAGTTCGACAGGCAATGAATCCAAAAACAGGAAAAGTAGCAGAAGCCCTTGTAAAATCGTATGATTTAAACATCTGTGACTCAGAATTTGAAAGAAAAGTGAAAACAGAAATATGGTGGGAAGTTCCAAAAGAAACAGCAGTTATAACAGGCTACCCAAGATATGATAAATTATACAACCTTCAAGTTATTGAAAAACAAATATTTTTCATGCCAACATGGAGAAGCTGGCTAAAATCAGAAAACTCAGAAAACCAAAAATTTGAAGATACAAAATATTTCCAAAATATTGCAAATTTAGTTACAGACAAAAAATTAAATGATTATCTGGAAAAAAACAATATAAAATTAAATGTCTACATTCATCAGTTAATGCAGGATTATCTAAAAAACTTTGGAAATATAAAACTTGGAAAAAATATAAAAATACTTCCAAAAGAAGTAAACATAACTGAAGAACTGCAAAAATCAAAATTATTAATAACAGACTATTCAAGCGTAGCCTACGACTTCTATTATCTAAATAAACCAATCATCTTCTTCCAGTTTGATAAACGTGAATATGAAGAAAAAGTTGGCTCTTACATAGACTTAGATAAAGATTTATTTGGAAAACAAGCCAAAACTGTAGAAAAATGCGTTGAAGAAATCATTGAAATCTCGGAAAATAATTTTCATTATGATAAAGAAATGAAGCAAAAGTCTGATAAGTTGAGAGAAAAGTTTTTGAAGTATGTGGATAAGGGAAATTGTGAGAGAGTTTACGATGAAATTTTAAAAAGAATAAACTGA
- a CDS encoding glycosyltransferase family 2 protein, producing the protein MKVSLIMPTINVTTELDLFLKSLKAQTYKDFELIVVDQNEGNEVFEIVKDYEEDFKIKYVKSDEKGLSLNRNRGLILMKGEIVGFPDDDCEYSPNTLEKVVEFFERKKNYRIYSCRTLERGKDYGTGVMEKKDTEITKDSVDTTVKSITFFVNYGKDDIILFDENLGVGATFGSGEETDYVLTLLHKGYKGRYFANDIIYHPAKKGNYNDLERAYKYALGFGALVKKEVKGRKNRFYILKYWKRQFRSFFGMIVTRNRRYHRVVMKGRKIGYTKYKI; encoded by the coding sequence ATGAAGGTTTCCCTTATAATGCCAACAATAAATGTTACAACAGAACTGGATTTGTTTCTAAAAAGCCTGAAGGCACAGACTTATAAAGATTTTGAGCTAATTGTAGTGGATCAGAATGAAGGAAATGAAGTTTTTGAAATTGTGAAAGACTACGAAGAGGACTTTAAAATAAAATATGTAAAAAGTGATGAAAAAGGGTTAAGCCTAAATAGAAATAGAGGACTTATCTTGATGAAAGGCGAAATTGTGGGATTTCCTGACGATGATTGTGAATATAGTCCCAACACACTTGAAAAAGTTGTAGAATTTTTTGAAAGAAAAAAGAATTATCGAATTTACTCGTGCCGTACGCTTGAACGTGGAAAAGACTATGGAACAGGTGTTATGGAGAAAAAAGATACCGAAATAACGAAGGATAGTGTCGATACAACTGTGAAATCTATAACTTTTTTTGTAAATTATGGCAAGGATGATATTATTTTATTTGACGAAAATTTAGGAGTTGGTGCAACTTTTGGAAGCGGGGAGGAAACAGACTATGTGCTGACATTGCTTCACAAAGGCTATAAGGGAAGATATTTTGCAAACGATATAATTTACCATCCAGCTAAAAAGGGAAATTATAATGATTTGGAACGTGCCTATAAATATGCTCTAGGTTTTGGAGCATTGGTAAAAAAGGAAGTAAAGGGCAGAAAAAACAGATTTTACATTCTGAAATACTGGAAACGGCAGTTTAGAAGTTTTTTTGGAATGATTGTTACTAGAAATAGAAGGTATCATAGGGTTGTGATGAAGGGGAGAAAAATAGGATATACAAAATATAAAATTTAA
- a CDS encoding endonuclease/exonuclease/phosphatase family protein — protein sequence MSNLKKILLSLMICGATVSWAKEFKIMTYNIYGGRLTDGQKLGESIKPYGPDFVSLQEVDKFTKRSNFRDITSDIAKVLGYDYYFFKKSRDYDGGEYGISFISKYPLEKIYTYELPSEGVEKRQLVVAELSKKTFGKKVLVMNTHLDFKQHMKPEEMESLDLLTKFFDKDDIKFLSGDFNFLPTTKYYGEITKDWRDTYMESNASGVRTLSDPRIDYIFGSQSKKWKVKSSYFINDATQDWTKLSDHLPYITVLDIK from the coding sequence ATGAGTAATTTAAAAAAAATATTGTTGTCACTTATGATTTGTGGGGCAACTGTTAGCTGGGCGAAAGAATTTAAGATAATGACATATAATATTTATGGAGGAAGGCTTACCGATGGACAGAAGTTAGGTGAAAGCATTAAGCCGTACGGGCCTGATTTTGTGTCGCTTCAGGAAGTTGACAAATTTACGAAAAGAAGTAATTTTCGTGATATAACTTCTGATATTGCGAAAGTTCTTGGATATGATTATTATTTCTTTAAGAAATCAAGAGATTATGATGGTGGAGAATACGGAATTTCATTTATTTCAAAATATCCGCTTGAGAAGATATATACTTATGAGTTACCGTCGGAAGGGGTTGAGAAAAGACAGCTTGTAGTTGCAGAACTGTCTAAAAAGACTTTTGGGAAAAAAGTGTTGGTTATGAATACACATTTGGACTTTAAACAGCATATGAAGCCTGAGGAAATGGAATCGCTGGACTTGCTTACAAAATTTTTTGACAAGGATGATATAAAGTTTTTGAGTGGAGATTTTAATTTTTTACCAACGACAAAATATTACGGAGAAATTACAAAAGACTGGAGAGATACTTATATGGAATCCAATGCTAGTGGTGTAAGAACACTTTCAGATCCACGTATTGACTATATTTTTGGTAGCCAGTCGAAAAAATGGAAGGTAAAATCAAGCTATTTTATTAATGATGCAACGCAGGACTGGACAAAACTATCGGATCATCTTCCATATATAACGGTTTTGGATATAAAATAA
- a CDS encoding glycosyltransferase has translation MIEKKIYYVWIGNAKKPDIFYKCLESWKKNLPDFEIIEINEKNFDMEKHLAKNRFFRECYERRLWAYVSDYMRVHFMYENSGIYVDTDMEIIKDLKPILEGKDEFSKNGKMNFFIGYEDEKHISVGIFGTTKHNEVLRDIKDFYENDIWKQPIWTIPKIFTYTFEKKYNLSEKRENVLKNGEIVVFPKEYFYPYGFKEIYSEDCIKPETYGIHWWNDSWSSLKARLFLETKHLSGIKKLVKKMRIIARFYLKEKR, from the coding sequence ATGATAGAAAAAAAAATATATTATGTCTGGATTGGAAATGCTAAAAAGCCAGATATTTTTTATAAATGTCTGGAATCGTGGAAGAAAAATCTGCCTGATTTTGAAATAATAGAGATAAATGAGAAAAATTTTGATATGGAAAAACACCTTGCGAAAAATAGATTTTTTCGTGAATGTTACGAAAGAAGGCTTTGGGCGTATGTTTCAGATTATATGAGAGTGCATTTTATGTATGAAAATTCTGGAATTTATGTTGATACAGACATGGAAATAATTAAGGATTTGAAACCAATTTTGGAAGGAAAAGATGAATTTTCTAAAAATGGGAAGATGAATTTTTTTATTGGCTATGAAGATGAAAAACACATAAGTGTTGGGATTTTTGGGACAACGAAGCATAATGAAGTGTTAAGGGACATTAAAGATTTTTACGAGAATGACATTTGGAAACAACCGATTTGGACAATTCCTAAAATTTTTACCTATACTTTTGAGAAAAAATATAATTTGAGCGAGAAAAGGGAAAATGTTTTGAAAAATGGAGAAATAGTTGTTTTTCCAAAAGAATATTTTTATCCTTATGGATTTAAGGAAATTTATTCTGAAGATTGCATAAAACCTGAAACATACGGAATTCATTGGTGGAATGATAGCTGGAGCAGTTTGAAGGCTAGATTGTTTTTGGAAACGAAGCATTTGAGCGGGATAAAAAAACTGGTTAAAAAGATGAGGATAATTGCGAGGTTTTATTTGAAGGAAAAGAGATAA
- a CDS encoding GNAT family N-acetyltransferase: MEVENIKIIKGINDKNKNDIVKWTNEKGKDFLEQWAGASLDFPLTESQIDDLKDIYSIFCENEFVGIIQKIRKEHDNIHIGRFLINPELIGKGLGKKALIEFINLIFQDEDVNSITLNVFDYNAGAKKLYEKVGFKVVNVTENPMKKYMMIMKKGEK, translated from the coding sequence ATGGAAGTAGAAAATATAAAAATAATAAAAGGAATAAATGATAAAAATAAAAATGATATAGTCAAATGGACTAATGAAAAGGGAAAGGACTTTCTTGAGCAATGGGCTGGAGCAAGTCTTGATTTTCCACTTACAGAAAGTCAGATTGATGATTTGAAGGATATTTACTCGATTTTTTGTGAGAATGAGTTTGTGGGGATTATTCAGAAAATAAGGAAGGAACACGATAATATTCATATTGGAAGATTTCTGATTAATCCTGAGCTTATTGGAAAAGGACTTGGAAAAAAGGCTTTGATAGAGTTTATAAATTTAATTTTTCAAGATGAGGACGTGAATTCGATTACGTTAAATGTGTTTGATTATAATGCGGGAGCAAAGAAATTGTATGAGAAAGTTGGATTTAAAGTTGTGAATGTTACTGAAAATCCGATGAAAAAGTATATGATGATTATGAAAAAAGGTGAAAAATAG
- the wzy gene encoding O-antigen polysaccharide polymerase Wzy encodes MKKDKIGFLIFHIFFIAFVLFLKSVFTFQNEALEMKFLECLLMSVYIYTFFTAKIYLEWLNSYMIFLYTLFLFNFTRIFLDIVNYKEFGWATKFANFYFFYDVRNEIINVFLLVLLFTHLGFFIAISNEKISEIRSSVTLESRRLFTNVGMALFIISLPALAYKMFIQLRVILRAGYEAYYTGILKGVDYPAFTKGSGTVMTIGFLIFLISIPSKRKFLTISSLYLMVKLLDSFKGARAIFLTQLLFIMWYYAKVYGIRIKAKTMVKLVGFTVIFSQILVSVRSKKIFSLDLVNTIFNFLFSQGVSYLVLGYTINFKHSIVGNGSYPYILQGIFGFKPQSLETLATTNSIADKLTYYLNSGAYLKGEGIGSNYIAEMYDLGYFWLIVISILLGIFIIKYEKYVVKNRFLLLTSYYFIPNLFYIPRGSFFGEGLIKNMAMLIAVYVIIFSFDYMYRKIEEKKELI; translated from the coding sequence ATGAAAAAAGATAAAATTGGGTTTTTGATATTTCATATATTTTTTATTGCGTTTGTGTTGTTTTTAAAAAGTGTATTTACTTTTCAGAATGAGGCGCTGGAGATGAAATTTTTGGAATGTCTGCTTATGAGTGTTTATATTTATACGTTTTTTACAGCGAAAATTTATTTGGAGTGGTTAAATTCGTATATGATTTTTTTGTATACGCTGTTTTTGTTTAATTTTACAAGAATATTTCTGGATATTGTGAATTATAAGGAGTTTGGATGGGCTACGAAGTTTGCTAACTTTTATTTTTTTTATGATGTGAGAAATGAGATAATAAATGTTTTTTTGCTAGTGTTACTGTTTACGCATCTAGGATTTTTCATTGCGATTTCAAATGAGAAGATTAGTGAGATTAGAAGCAGTGTTACGCTTGAAAGCAGAAGGCTGTTTACGAATGTCGGAATGGCTCTGTTTATAATTTCATTGCCTGCTCTAGCTTACAAGATGTTTATTCAGCTGAGGGTTATTTTGCGGGCTGGATACGAGGCTTATTATACGGGAATTTTAAAAGGGGTGGATTATCCTGCATTTACAAAAGGCTCTGGTACAGTAATGACAATTGGATTTTTGATATTTTTAATTTCAATTCCATCCAAAAGAAAATTTTTGACAATTTCTTCACTTTATCTTATGGTAAAACTGCTGGATTCGTTTAAGGGAGCAAGAGCAATATTTTTGACACAGCTTCTTTTTATAATGTGGTATTACGCAAAAGTCTATGGAATCAGGATAAAAGCTAAGACAATGGTAAAATTAGTAGGATTTACAGTGATTTTTTCACAAATTCTAGTGTCTGTGCGAAGTAAAAAAATATTCAGTCTGGATCTAGTAAACACAATTTTTAATTTTTTGTTTTCTCAAGGAGTAAGCTATCTTGTGCTTGGCTACACAATCAATTTCAAGCACAGCATTGTAGGAAACGGAAGCTACCCCTACATCTTGCAGGGGATATTTGGCTTTAAGCCACAGTCGCTCGAAACACTTGCCACAACCAACTCCATTGCGGATAAATTAACATATTACCTAAATTCGGGTGCTTATTTGAAAGGAGAAGGAATCGGCTCAAACTATATCGCAGAAATGTATGATTTAGGCTACTTCTGGTTAATTGTAATTTCAATTCTGCTTGGAATTTTTATTATAAAATACGAAAAATATGTTGTGAAAAATAGATTTTTATTATTAACAAGCTATTACTTCATACCAAATTTATTTTATATCCCAAGAGGCTCATTCTTTGGGGAAGGGCTAATAAAAAATATGGCAATGCTAATAGCAGTTTATGTGATAATTTTCAGTTTTGACTACATGTATAGGAAAATTGAGGAGAAAAAGGAACTAATTTGA
- a CDS encoding type II toxin-antitoxin system RelE/ParE family toxin, translating to METEVIIFTGAAKYFKKLKDKKLKEKFAEAIKKIKENPEIGEMKKSDLAGIYGYDIFYNKINYELAYTIKIEDKKIVIVLLAGTRENFYKTLKKYLKSQ from the coding sequence ATGGAAACGGAAGTGATTATATTCACTGGTGCGGCAAAATATTTTAAGAAATTAAAAGACAAAAAATTAAAAGAAAAATTTGCTGAAGCGATTAAAAAAATTAAGGAAAATCCTGAAATAGGAGAAATGAAGAAATCCGATTTAGCAGGCATATATGGTTATGATATTTTTTACAATAAAATTAACTATGAACTAGCGTATACAATTAAGATAGAAGATAAAAAAATAGTTATTGTACTATTAGCAGGAACAAGAGAAAATTTTTATAAAACTTTAAAAAAATATTTGAAGTCACAATAA
- a CDS encoding AbrB/MazE/SpoVT family DNA-binding domain-containing protein: MESNILEMNKTISISSKNQITIPKKVMEHLGFTKEAKIKVSKGSLIVTPVKENEDMEFSDLILEDLIKEGYSGEELLKEFKVRKNNVKPAIQKLISDTEKNGVSYEDVFGKD; the protein is encoded by the coding sequence ATGGAAAGTAATATTTTGGAAATGAATAAGACAATCTCGATTTCTTCTAAAAATCAGATTACAATTCCTAAAAAAGTTATGGAACATCTAGGTTTTACAAAAGAGGCAAAAATAAAGGTTAGCAAAGGATCTTTGATTGTAACGCCTGTGAAAGAAAATGAAGATATGGAATTTTCAGATTTGATTTTGGAGGACTTGATAAAGGAAGGATATTCAGGAGAAGAACTTCTAAAAGAATTTAAAGTGAGAAAAAATAATGTCAAGCCTGCAATTCAGAAATTAATATCAGATACAGAAAAAAATGGAGTAAGCTATGAGGATGTATTTGGGAAGGATTAA
- a CDS encoding SPFH domain-containing protein, with translation MYWSLPLIVILIVIALIYIFKSIKIVPESRVLIIEKLGKYDRSLSSGLSFLNPFFDRVARSVSLKEQVVDFPPQPVITKDNATMQIDTVVYFQITDPKLYTYGVERPLSAIENLTATTLRNIIGDMTVDQTLTSRDIINTKMRQELDDATDPWGIKVNRVELKSILPPADIRVAMEKEMKAEREKRANILEAQAKREAAILVAEGEKQAAILRAEAKKEQQIKEAEGRAEAILSIQKAQAEALKLLNEAAPTKEVLSLKGMETFEKVADGKSTKIIIPSELQNLAGMVTAFSELAKKDKDVEQK, from the coding sequence ATGTATTGGAGTTTACCATTAATAGTTATTCTTATTGTAATAGCGTTAATTTACATTTTTAAATCAATAAAGATTGTACCAGAATCACGTGTACTTATTATTGAAAAATTGGGGAAATACGATAGATCCCTAAGTTCGGGGCTTAGCTTTCTGAATCCATTTTTTGACAGGGTTGCAAGAAGCGTGTCTTTAAAGGAACAAGTTGTGGATTTTCCTCCACAGCCTGTTATTACAAAGGATAACGCCACAATGCAAATTGATACAGTTGTTTATTTTCAGATAACTGATCCGAAGCTGTACACTTATGGAGTAGAACGTCCACTTTCAGCAATTGAAAATTTGACAGCAACAACTTTGAGAAATATTATTGGAGATATGACAGTCGATCAGACATTGACTTCAAGAGATATTATCAACACGAAAATGCGTCAGGAACTGGATGATGCCACAGATCCTTGGGGAATAAAAGTAAACCGTGTGGAATTGAAAAGCATCTTGCCACCAGCGGACATTCGTGTAGCAATGGAAAAGGAAATGAAGGCAGAGCGTGAAAAAAGGGCAAACATTCTGGAAGCACAAGCAAAAAGAGAAGCGGCAATCTTGGTTGCAGAAGGAGAAAAACAGGCTGCAATTTTAAGAGCAGAAGCTAAAAAAGAACAACAGATAAAAGAAGCCGAAGGGCGTGCAGAAGCAATTTTATCAATTCAAAAAGCACAAGCAGAAGCGTTGAAACTGTTAAACGAAGCAGCACCAACAAAAGAGGTATTGTCACTAAAAGGAATGGAAACATTTGAAAAAGTGGCAGACGGAAAATCAACAAAAATCATTATTCCAAGCGAGCTGCAAAATCTGGCTGGAATGGTTACAGCATTTTCGGAACTTGCTAAAAAAGATAAAGATGTGGAACAAAAATAG
- a CDS encoding NfeD family protein codes for MGALFWAILSGAAAILEIIIPGLVTIWFALSALIVMFLANFIEDSLIQFLIFAVLSVIFLIFTRPVLRKYIELQRKTNFDASMKGTDVKIEKVVDTKQTEKEYEVKFKGSIWTGVSEEILSNGEIVKIKGFKGNKIILERK; via the coding sequence ATGGGAGCATTATTTTGGGCAATTTTGTCAGGAGCAGCGGCAATTCTGGAAATAATTATTCCGGGGCTTGTAACAATTTGGTTTGCACTTTCAGCTTTAATTGTAATGTTTCTTGCAAATTTTATAGAAGATTCGCTAATACAGTTTTTAATATTTGCTGTACTTTCGGTAATTTTCCTAATATTTACACGTCCAGTCTTGAGAAAATATATTGAATTGCAAAGAAAGACAAATTTTGATGCAAGCATGAAAGGGACTGATGTAAAAATTGAAAAAGTAGTCGATACTAAACAAACTGAAAAGGAATATGAAGTAAAATTTAAAGGATCCATTTGGACAGGAGTAAGCGAGGAAATATTGTCAAATGGAGAAATTGTTAAAATTAAAGGCTTTAAAGGCAACAAGATAATTCTTGAAAGAAAATGA
- a CDS encoding lipoprotein yields MKKLIILIMILFTLAACSSTGKGTNSIHVGVGFSGL; encoded by the coding sequence ATGAAAAAACTAATTATTTTGATTATGATTTTGTTTACACTTGCAGCTTGCAGCAGTACTGGAAAAGGAACAAATTCGATTCATGTTGGAGTAGGTTTTTCAGGACTTTAA
- a CDS encoding valine--tRNA ligase, which translates to MPNELNKVYSPNEIEDKWYKIWEEKGYFNAQHNAEKPGYSIAIPPPNVTGILHMGHMLNNSIQDTIIRYKRMSGFDTLWIPGMDHAGIATQNKVERMLADEGTSKEEIGYDEFLRRTWEWKEKHGGLITKQLRKLGVSLDWTRERFTMDEGLSEAVKEVFIKLYNDGLIYRGEYIVNWCPHDKTALADDEVNHEDKNGKIWEIRYPIKDSDEEFVIATTRPETMLGDTGVAVNPNDERYKHLIGKTVILPLMNREIPIVADEYVDMEFGTGVVKMTPSHDPNDFEVAKRTGLAFLNIFTEDAHVNENGGKYQGLERFAARKAILADLEEQGLLVGVKDHKNAVGHCYRCNSIIEPRVSTQWFVKMEPLAKRALEVVKNGEIQITPKRWEKVYYNWLENIRDWTISRQIWWGHRIPAYYSEDGTVFVAKSLEEAKVQAREKFEKDVNLTEETDVLDTWFSSALWPFSTLGWPNETEDLKKFFPTNALVTGADILFFWVARMVMMSLYIKDEIPFNYVYLHGIIRDEKGRKMSKSLGNSPDPLDLIAKYGADAIRFSFLYNTSQGQDIHFSEKLLEMGSAFANKVWNASRFVLSNLEDFDVSTTVDNSEFKLEDKWILSKLQTASKLINENMEKYELDAAAKLAYEFFRGDFCDWYVEIAKTRVYGQEGSDKVVAQWVLRHVLDKGLKMLHPFMPFITEEIWQKLQTGEETIMLSDFPEEEKEFINIEAEKEFDYLKEIISAIRNIRGEANVSPSKKIEVIFKTADENARNILQNNAKILDKLANVEKYEFNVEIPKLVGFRLVDTTEIYVPLAELIDLDKEIEKLEKSIEKTQVELDKVLKKLSNENFVNRAKPEAVEKERRIKEELENKIAKFKESMNLYK; encoded by the coding sequence ATGCCAAACGAACTGAATAAAGTTTATTCACCAAATGAAATAGAAGATAAATGGTATAAAATATGGGAAGAAAAAGGGTATTTTAATGCACAGCACAATGCAGAAAAGCCAGGATATTCAATTGCTATTCCGCCGCCAAATGTTACAGGAATTTTGCACATGGGGCATATGCTTAATAATTCAATACAGGATACTATTATTAGGTATAAGAGAATGAGCGGCTTTGATACACTTTGGATTCCGGGGATGGATCATGCTGGGATTGCTACGCAAAATAAAGTTGAGAGAATGCTGGCTGATGAAGGAACTTCCAAAGAGGAAATTGGATATGATGAGTTCTTGAGAAGAACTTGGGAATGGAAGGAAAAACATGGCGGGCTGATTACAAAGCAGCTTAGAAAACTGGGAGTTTCGCTGGACTGGACAAGAGAGAGATTTACTATGGATGAAGGGCTTTCGGAAGCTGTAAAGGAAGTGTTTATCAAACTTTACAATGATGGGCTTATTTATCGTGGAGAATACATTGTAAACTGGTGTCCGCACGACAAGACAGCACTTGCTGATGATGAGGTAAATCATGAGGATAAAAATGGAAAAATCTGGGAAATTAGATATCCGATTAAAGATAGTGATGAGGAATTTGTAATTGCTACGACTCGTCCTGAAACAATGCTTGGAGATACAGGGGTTGCAGTAAATCCAAATGATGAAAGATATAAGCATCTGATTGGAAAAACTGTAATTTTGCCTCTTATGAACAGAGAAATTCCAATTGTGGCAGATGAATATGTGGATATGGAATTTGGGACTGGAGTAGTTAAGATGACTCCGTCACACGATCCTAACGACTTTGAAGTGGCAAAAAGGACTGGACTTGCATTTTTAAATATTTTTACAGAAGATGCGCATGTAAATGAAAATGGTGGGAAATATCAAGGGCTAGAAAGATTTGCAGCTAGAAAGGCTATACTTGCTGATTTGGAAGAGCAAGGACTGCTAGTTGGAGTGAAAGATCATAAAAATGCTGTGGGGCATTGCTACAGATGTAATTCGATTATTGAGCCAAGAGTTTCTACGCAATGGTTTGTAAAAATGGAGCCGCTTGCAAAAAGAGCACTAGAAGTTGTAAAAAATGGAGAAATTCAAATTACGCCAAAAAGATGGGAAAAAGTTTATTATAACTGGCTGGAAAACATAAGGGACTGGACAATTTCGCGTCAAATCTGGTGGGGACACAGAATACCTGCCTATTATTCAGAAGACGGAACAGTTTTTGTGGCAAAAAGTCTGGAAGAGGCAAAAGTGCAGGCACGTGAAAAATTTGAAAAAGATGTGAACTTGACGGAAGAAACTGATGTGCTTGATACTTGGTTTTCATCAGCATTATGGCCATTTTCAACATTGGGCTGGCCAAATGAAACTGAAGATCTGAAAAAATTCTTTCCAACAAATGCACTTGTTACAGGGGCAGACATATTGTTCTTCTGGGTAGCAAGAATGGTAATGATGAGTCTTTACATAAAAGATGAAATTCCATTTAATTATGTTTATCTGCACGGAATTATACGGGATGAAAAAGGTAGAAAAATGAGTAAATCTTTAGGAAATTCGCCTGACCCGCTTGACTTGATAGCAAAATACGGTGCAGATGCAATAAGATTCAGCTTTTTATACAATACTTCACAAGGGCAAGACATCCATTTTTCAGAAAAACTGCTTGAAATGGGTTCAGCTTTTGCAAATAAAGTATGGAATGCATCAAGATTTGTATTGTCAAATCTGGAAGATTTTGATGTTTCAACAACTGTGGATAATTCTGAATTTAAACTTGAAGATAAATGGATTTTATCCAAATTGCAGACTGCTTCAAAATTAATTAATGAAAATATGGAAAAATATGAACTGGACGCTGCTGCAAAATTGGCATACGAATTTTTCCGTGGAGATTTCTGTGACTGGTATGTAGAAATTGCCAAAACACGTGTCTATGGACAGGAAGGCAGTGATAAAGTTGTGGCACAATGGGTGTTAAGACATGTTCTTGATAAAGGGCTGAAAATGCTGCATCCATTTATGCCGTTTATTACTGAGGAAATTTGGCAAAAATTACAGACTGGCGAAGAAACAATTATGTTATCAGATTTTCCAGAAGAGGAAAAAGAGTTTATAAATATTGAGGCTGAAAAGGAATTTGACTATCTGAAGGAAATTATTTCGGCAATTAGAAATATCCGTGGAGAAGCAAATGTTTCCCCATCTAAGAAAATTGAAGTTATTTTCAAGACAGCTGATGAAAATGCAAGGAATATTTTACAAAATAATGCCAAAATACTGGATAAACTGGCAAATGTTGAAAAATATGAATTTAATGTGGAAATTCCAAAACTTGTAGGATTTAGATTGGTTGATACAACTGAGATCTATGTTCCGTTAGCAGAGTTAATTGATTTAGACAAGGAAATTGAAAAATTGGAGAAAAGTATTGAAAAAACTCAAGTTGAACTGGATAAAGTATTGAAAAAATTATCTAATGAGAATTTTGTAAACAGGGCAAAACCTGAAGCTGTGGAAAAAGAAAGAAGAATAAAAGAAGAGCTTGAAAACAAAATTGCCAAGTTTAAAGAATCAATGAATTTGTATAAATAG
- a CDS encoding SemiSWEET family transporter, which yields MSEKNLKILGWIGTLLSVIMYVSYVPQIMGNLHGHKTFFLQPLAAAVNCTIWTSYGLLKEKKDYPLSAANFPGVVFGLLATITAF from the coding sequence ATGAGTGAAAAGAATTTAAAAATCTTAGGATGGATTGGAACATTACTTTCTGTAATAATGTATGTGTCTTATGTTCCACAAATAATGGGAAATTTGCACGGACACAAAACATTTTTCTTACAGCCTTTAGCAGCAGCAGTTAACTGTACGATATGGACAAGTTATGGGCTTTTAAAGGAAAAAAAAGATTATCCTTTATCAGCAGCAAACTTTCCAGGGGTAGTCTTTGGGCTACTTGCAACGATTACAGCATTTTAG